The DNA segment CAACAGGGTAAGCCAGATCATCACCAGCATCACAATAAAAGGAAAATAGATCAGTGTCCCCAATGCAATGATCATCCCAATATCAAACATGATCATGATCGCATTTGGCGATTTACCGATCTTCAGGAATTTGTCCATCATCCAGATCAGCAAAAAATTACAGATCAGGGTGGGGCTCAGCACCAAAAAAGGCATAAATAAGCTGGCACCTGTTACATACATCAATGCCGGTAAAAACCCTGGTTTATTCAGTAGCCCATGGTTATTGATCACCCGGTTAAACAGCACAGCCTGCACATAAACAATAATCCCTGCAAAAAAAACATTGGCCGCCGGAGAAAAAAAGCCCTGTACCGGTATCTGAATAAAAAACTTGGTATACGATTCTAAAAACTCAAAATTAAGCTGAGCAGGAAGCTCCGCAAATATAGCCATCCGCAAAAAAAATGTATATGCGAACAGAATGAGCAGGTTTATCGGGTTTAAATTTCTAAATTGATTGATCATGCCTAAGGCAAAGTAAAGCAAATTATCTGGCAAACTGCTTTACAACTTTATCAATTACTGCAGCAGTTTCATCCGGAAAATCAAAATGGTGCTCCTGCGGCCGGGCTACCCATTCTTTAATTAAAGGCAGCCAGTTCTTATTGCTGGCCCAGATTACCGGCAAACCAAACTGTTTCAGCGCATACGCATTGCACTGCTGCTCATATTGGAACTTCATCGGCGCCACCAACAGTTTTTTGCCCAGGTACAGCGCTTCGGCCGGCCCCTCAAAACCGCCACCGGTAAACAAACCTTCACAGGAAGCCAGGCTTTCGTTAAACTGCTCATTGTTGACCGCCCTTACCCACACATTTTCATCCCTGTAGCTTTGCCTGCTATGTTTGGAAAACACTTCCCATTTTACCTGTGGCACCTGCTTCAGCAGGGGCAGCAGATACTGGTCGTCTATTGCCGGCAGGTACACCGTATAATGCCCAAGATTACTGCGCTGCATGTTCCTGATCTCTCCGCGGATTACGGGAGTATAGATAAAGTCATCATAACGGTCAAAATGGAATCCTACATAGTGCGTGGCCGGAGCATAATATTTCATCACCAGCTGTGCCCAGTCAATGCTTCTGGGTTTCGGCACTTTGCCCGACTGGAAGGAGGCCTGATGGCTTAGTCCTACACTTTCAATACCCCTGGTTTTACAGGCCCATGCGGTTACCGGCTCAAAATCATTCAGGATCAGGTTGTAATCTTTTAATGGAATAGTCCGCATGTCTTTCACAAAACGCGGCAGGTTCATCGACTTCCAGGTTTCATAATGGTTCACTCCACCTTTTTTCCCAAAAATAAAGCTAAAGCCATGCAGCTGATATTTCACCTCCTGCACCAGTTTTACATCTGCCTGTGTACCACTGATCAGCAGATCAACAGTCCCATATTGTTGTAAAAGGGGTACAATTTCCCTGGCACGGCTAATGTGTCCGTTGCCGGTACCCTGTATGGCATAAAGTATCTTCATCCGCACCGAATATCTGTATTTTTCATTAAAATATATTGTTTTTTTATACGCCTCAGGCAATTTCCAATTTAATCTTTTGCAGCAAGGTGTTCACATCGAGCTTACTGTGCAGATCTTCTCCGTCCGACAATTCCCCTTCTTCAACTTCATCCTTCTGGAAGTCCTTTTGTTCGTACTTAAATACCTTCCAGGATTGATCATAATACTCCAGGGCCGTCAGATTCTCTACCCAATCACCACTGTTTAAATAAGTTACTTCTCCATCTGCTGTACGGATCGTCCTCATTTCCGGTTGATGGATATGTCCGCAGACCACATATTCATACCCTTTTTCGAGAGCCAGCTCTGCAGCCGTATTTTCAAAACTATTGATAAATTTAACCGCATCTTTAAACCTGGCCTTGATCCGTTTCGAAAAACTCATCTTTTCCTTCCCTATCAATGCCAGAAACCAGTTTACAAAACTGTTGATCAGAATCAAAGTATCGTAACCCACTGCGCCCAGTTTGGCCAGCCATTTGGAATGCTGCATGGTCACATCAAATATATCTCCATGAAAAAACCAGGCTTTTTTTCCGTCCAGTTCTACCACCAGCTTATTCTGAAGATGAAAAGCCCCCATATGCATATCTGCAAATTTCCGCAGCAGCTCATCATGGTTCCCCGTTAAATAATAGACAGGCACACCTTCCACCACAAATTTCATCAGTTTTCTGACCACCTTCATGTGCGTTTCGGGCCAGTATCTTTTGCTGAACTGCCAGATGTCTATGATATCCCCATTCAGCACCAGCATTTTTGGCTTGATGCTCTTCAGGTATTTCAAAAGCTCTTTGGCATGACAACCATAGGTACCCAGGTGTACATCAGAGATTACGGCAATTTCAACTTCTCTTTTAGACATAAATAAGACTCCTGCATAGGAACATTAGTTTATTCCACAAATGTGGAGAATACAGATTAACAAGAAGTTAAGCAGATGTTATTTTCTGCTTACTTAACATAAACCTGCAACAAAATGAAAAAACCGGCCAATAAGCCGGTTTTTTATCTTTTGAAAGAAAAAATCAATGTGTTGCGAAGACCTGCAGATTATTGCCCTTCAGCAGCGGTTTAGCGATGAGCAACATCATTGTTTTTTTCCCTTTTTCTCCGAATAAAACGCAAATCCCAATCCTGCAATCAATAAAACTGAGCCTAGTAAAGAGATCTTTTCACCTGCATAATACGAAACCGGCTCAAACTTAAACTCTATTTTATGGTTGCCTGCTTCCAGCTGGGCAGCCCGCAAAACATAATCTGCCCTGAAATAAGGCTTCTCAGCCCCATCTACATACATGTTCCAGCCCTTATCGTAATAAATCTCCGAAAATACGGCAATTACATCAGTTGGCGCACTGTAAGAATAAACCAGGTGGTCCGGATGATAACTGTCCAGTGTAATCATTGCCCCGACACCAGAGCCAAGACGTTTCTCATTGATCAGTTGTTTATACCTTACATCAACAATGGCTTCCTTTTTAGGGTCAAAACTGTTAATGGCCTTCATTTCTTCATCTGCATCCTTTGCAAATTGAACATGAGACACAATCCAGGCATGCCCTGCAGCGGTTGCATTCCTTTGCATTTTGTACGAACCTGTCTGCTGGTCCTGCGTAATAATGTATTTGGTATTCAGCATATCCACTACATCCTGGTTAATGCTTTTCGAGAACTGTTTATCGATCAGCTCCTGATAACGTTTCAGTTTAGCCGCATGGTACCCACCTATCGTTTTATGGAAGGCCGAAGCACTCGCATCCTGAAAAGTAGCAATGCTCAGGTCCAGTACCCGGTAATCCGGGTCTTTATCGGCCAGGATCAGGTTGTCGATCTCTCTCGGCTGAAAATGATTTTTCAGATCCGACTTGCTCACAAAATTGCTGTTGTTTAAATAACGGCGGTCTACCTGCCACATGTCAATCAGTACGGCAAGCCCCAGCAAAACCATTACGGTCTGCAAGCCCATCTTTTTATTGATCAATGCCCAGATCAGCGCATAGCCTATTGCTATAAACAATAAAGAGCGCAAGGCATCTGCACGGGCAATATCAATACGATCCTGAACCAATGCATTGGCAATACTTTGTGCCACGCCGGCATTGTTCTGGGCAATCTGGGTCAGCACCTGCACCATTTGCGGGTGGTTTGATGCCGTAAAACTGAAAAATGCACTCGGCATTACTGCCACCAGTAAAGTAAAACCACCAGTTATGGCACCGGCAACCGTCAGTTTCTTACCCAGTGTTTTCTGATCCATAGTCCCTTCCAGGGTTTCTTTTACAGCAAGAAAAGCCAAAACAGGCACCATTAAACCTACCAGGGCCAGAATAGATTCTACTGCCCTGAATTTATTGTACATCGGGAAATATTCAAAAAACAGATCCGAGACCAATGGAAAATGCCTGCCAAAAGAAAGCAGCATAAACAAAATGGTCGTACCCAATATCCACCATTTTAACCGGCTTCTTACAATCAGCAAGCCAAATACAAATAGGAAACAAACAATGGCACCAAAATAATAAGGCCCCGAAGTAAAGGGTTTTTCTCCCCAGTACTGCTGCAGGCCAACCTGTCCCGCCAGCTGCTGTATGGCTGGCCTCGGATCACCACCGGTCACATTCTGTAAAGCTTTATAGGTATTGCTCTCGGGTTTCACCAGTTCATCAATCCCTGTCCCGCCCCCATATAAATTGGGGATTAGGAAAGTAAAGCTCTCACCTACACCCTGGCTCCAGCCATAAGCGTATTCTTTGGAAAGCCCGTTCTTTTCTTCGGCACTGTCCGTTGTTAAATTAGATTTGCCCCTGTTCGATTCTTTACCATATTCGTAAGTCGTCCATAATTTACCCGCATTTACCATCAGGGACAGTACCAATGCTATGGCCAGGAAGCCCATCGACTTTCCAAAGGCCGCTACCTTCTTTCCTTTTATGGCATGATAAAGCTCTATGCCTATAAAAATAAGCAGGGCAATCATCAGGTAATAGGTCATCTGAATATGGTTTGCCCTGATCTCCAGCGCCAGGAACAAAGCAGTTAAACTGGCCCCCAGCCAGTATTTACCCCTGATGGTCAAAATGATCCCGGCAACTATAGGCGCCAGAAAAGAAATGGCCAGGGCCTTATTGCTGTGTCCTGCAGCAATGATCTGGAAATTATAAGAGGTAAAAGCAAAAGCAATAGCCCCCGCTGCTGCCAGTAAGGGATTTACCTTCAATACACAAAACAGCAGGTAAGCACCAAGCAGGTACATCAGAACTACGTCTACAGGATCCGGGAACACCGCCTTCATGAAATCGATCACATAGGTGGCCGCATTGTAAGGGTGCTGTACCCAGATCTGATAAGCAGGCATCCCACCAAACATCTGGTTGGTCCATAAAGGCCCTTTACCGTCCTTTTCCTTGTAGTCCATGATCTCTTTGGCAGTGGCCTTAGCTTGCAATACGTCGCTTTGCTGCGGACCTTTACCTTGTAAAACCGGACTGAAATAGACAAAACAGATGAGTATAAAAAATCCAATGATGGCCAGATGAATGCCATTCGCTTTTAACCAATTATTCATTAAGGGTTGTTTAAGATTAAACTAACCTCAAAAATATAAAATTGAAACAGATTAAGAAGTAAATTTATCGATATTATAAAATACCTACTTTACTTCCTCATAATCCACAAAATCACCAAGCTTATCTGCATTCCCGCTTTTTGGCTGTGGCGGCATATAATCTATTGAAATAGAGCCCTCAGGCTTCTTTTGTTGTTGTCTTTGATGGTTTTCGGCCTGCTGATGCACCTTACTGAACAAACTTTTCAGTACATAAGGAAACACCAAACGGAGAATGATCCGTATGACATACAGGATCAGCAGGGTAACCAATATGAATTTTATAACTCCCATTTTATGCTTAACATTTACAAATATAGATTGTTTTGGAATTCAATTATTACAAAACCTTTCAGATTATTGCATATCAATTACATTTGCTACCCTTCCAACCTGTCCGTCTTCCAGCCTCACTTTAATCCCCCGTGAATGAAAAGCTGCCGAGGTCAGCAGGTTCGCTACAATCCCACGGGTCAGTTTTCCACTCCGCTGGTCTTTTTTAAGGATAATCTCTACTTCCAGTCCCGGATAAATATCTTTTCTATTCTTACCGTCCATTTAAAACATTACTTACTAAATTTTTCTTCAAATAATTTCTCCATTGCAAACATCTCGTCACGCAACCTGGCTGCAAGTAAAAAGTCCATGTCTTTTGCTGCCTTAGCCATTTCCTTACGGGTTTTATCAATAGATTTCTGCATTTCCGGTTTGGTCATGTACTGCACAACAGGATCAGCAGCAATGCTCACCTCATCTACCTCCACATAAGGTTTTGCCCGCTTGCGCTCACCCGACGAGAAGTCCAGTACCGAGCTCTGCTCCATTATCGCCTCCCTGCTCTTACCAACCGTTTTAGGTACAATTCCATGCTCCAGGTTATAGGCCACCTGCTTTTCCCTCCGCCTGTTGGTTTCCTCAATCGTCCGTTCCATCGAATCGGTCATGTTGTCTGCATACATGATCACCCGTCCCCTGTCATTCCTTGCTGCACGGCCAATGGTCTGGATCAGCGCACGGTCAGAACGCAAAAAGCCTTCCTTATCGGCATCCAGAATAGCTACCAGCGATACTTCCGGCAGGTCAAGCCCCTCCCGCAACAGGTTAATCCCGATCAAAACATCAAATTCACCCAGGCGCAGCCCCCGTAAGATCTCTACCCTTTCCAGCGTTTTCACTTCCGAGTGGATATAACGGCATTTGATGTTCAGCCGGTCCATATATTTGGTCAGCTCCTCTGCCATCCTTTTGGTCAGTGTAGTTACCAGTACCCTGTCTCCCAGCTTAATGGTCTTGTCAATTTCATCCAGCAGGTCATCCACCTGGTTAACTGCCGGCCGCACATCAATCAAAGGATCCAGTAAACCTGTAGGCCTGATCACCTGTTCAATCACAATTCCTTCCGATTTCTGCAATTCATAATCTGCCGGGGTAGCACTTACATAAATGGTCTGTGGTGCCAGACGTTCAAACTCATCAAAGTTCAGGGGCCTGTTGTCCAGGGCCGATGGCAAACGGAACCCGTATTCTACAAGCGACATTTTCCGCGACCTGTCGCCACCATACATCGCCCTGATCTGTGGTACCGTAACATGGCTTTCATCAATCACCATTAAATAATCATCCGGAAAGTAATCCAGCAAACAGAAGGGCCGCATTCCCGGCGCCCTCCCGTCAAAAAAGCGGGAGTAGTTTTCTATACCTGAGCAATAGCCCAGTTCCTTCATCATCTCTATATCAAAGTTCACCCTTTCTTCCAGCCGCTTTGCTTCCAGCAAATGCCGGTCGCCAATCAATTGGTTCTTCCTGATCTCCAGTTCTTCCTGTATCCCCCATATCGATGAATTAAATCTTTCCTTAGGTGTGACAAACAAATTGGCAGGATAGATCGCCATGTCTTCCAGCTTTTCCAGTGTCTTTCCTGTAACCGGGTCTATCACGCTCAGCGCTTCAATGTCATCCCCAAAAAAAGAAACACGGTAAGCATTATCCAGGTAGGCCGGAAAAATATCAACCGTATCGCCTTTTACCCTGAAAGTACCGCGCTTAAAATCAGTGGTGGTACGGGCATACAGGATCTCCACCAGGCTATGCAGAAAGGAATTCCTTGAAATCCGTAACCCCACCGAAAAGCGGAATACCGATCTCGAAAAATCTTCCGGATTGCCCATACCATAAATACAGGAGATAGAAGAGACCACGATGACATCCCTCCGGCCCGACATCAGGGCAGAAGTCGTCCGCAGCCGCAATTTCTCTATTTCCTCATTGATACTTAAATCTTTCTCTATATAGGTATTGCTGCTGGCAATGAAAGCTTCAGGCTGGTAATAATCATAATAAGAAACAAAATAGTTCACTGCATTTTCCGGAAAAAACTGTTTAAATTCCCCATAAAGCTGTGCTGCCAGTGTTTTATTATGGCTCAGGATCAGTGTGGGTTTCTGGGTCTGCTGTATCACATTCGCTATGGTAAAGGTCTTGCCCGAACCGGTCACCCCTAGTAAAGTCTGATAATGATCTTCGTTGTTTACACCTTCAACCAGTTGTTTAATCGCAGCAGGCTGATCTCCGGTTGGTTTATAATCTGAAACGATTTGAAATTTCATTCCTAAAAATATCTTGTTTTAATGAGGCCAGATGAACATCAAATATAACGAATAATATGCTAA comes from the Pedobacter heparinus DSM 2366 genome and includes:
- a CDS encoding DUF6427 family protein — its product is MINQFRNLNPINLLILFAYTFFLRMAIFAELPAQLNFEFLESYTKFFIQIPVQGFFSPAANVFFAGIIVYVQAVLFNRVINNHGLLNKPGFLPALMYVTGASLFMPFLVLSPTLICNFLLIWMMDKFLKIGKSPNAIMIMFDIGMIIALGTLIYFPFIVMLVMIWLTLLLYRSFDWREWVSGLVGFLTIFFFVGVFYYWNDSLSMFYKIWLPLGNKFPSVFKINYNDYLVLVPVLVMMVLAVLQLRENFFRSFISTRKAFQMLFFMFMVSIVSFYTKPDFRLYHFLLCVPPGAVLLAYYFSNAKKRWFYESLFLILVFAIQYFLFV
- a CDS encoding glycosyltransferase family protein, translating into MKILYAIQGTGNGHISRAREIVPLLQQYGTVDLLISGTQADVKLVQEVKYQLHGFSFIFGKKGGVNHYETWKSMNLPRFVKDMRTIPLKDYNLILNDFEPVTAWACKTRGIESVGLSHQASFQSGKVPKPRSIDWAQLVMKYYAPATHYVGFHFDRYDDFIYTPVIRGEIRNMQRSNLGHYTVYLPAIDDQYLLPLLKQVPQVKWEVFSKHSRQSYRDENVWVRAVNNEQFNESLASCEGLFTGGGFEGPAEALYLGKKLLVAPMKFQYEQQCNAYALKQFGLPVIWASNKNWLPLIKEWVARPQEHHFDFPDETAAVIDKVVKQFAR
- a CDS encoding UDP-2,3-diacylglucosamine diphosphatase; translation: MSKREVEIAVISDVHLGTYGCHAKELLKYLKSIKPKMLVLNGDIIDIWQFSKRYWPETHMKVVRKLMKFVVEGVPVYYLTGNHDELLRKFADMHMGAFHLQNKLVVELDGKKAWFFHGDIFDVTMQHSKWLAKLGAVGYDTLILINSFVNWFLALIGKEKMSFSKRIKARFKDAVKFINSFENTAAELALEKGYEYVVCGHIHQPEMRTIRTADGEVTYLNSGDWVENLTALEYYDQSWKVFKYEQKDFQKDEVEEGELSDGEDLHSKLDVNTLLQKIKLEIA
- a CDS encoding YwbE family protein, producing the protein MDGKNRKDIYPGLEVEIILKKDQRSGKLTRGIVANLLTSAAFHSRGIKVRLEDGQVGRVANVIDMQ
- the uvrB gene encoding excinuclease ABC subunit UvrB, with product MKFQIVSDYKPTGDQPAAIKQLVEGVNNEDHYQTLLGVTGSGKTFTIANVIQQTQKPTLILSHNKTLAAQLYGEFKQFFPENAVNYFVSYYDYYQPEAFIASSNTYIEKDLSINEEIEKLRLRTTSALMSGRRDVIVVSSISCIYGMGNPEDFSRSVFRFSVGLRISRNSFLHSLVEILYARTTTDFKRGTFRVKGDTVDIFPAYLDNAYRVSFFGDDIEALSVIDPVTGKTLEKLEDMAIYPANLFVTPKERFNSSIWGIQEELEIRKNQLIGDRHLLEAKRLEERVNFDIEMMKELGYCSGIENYSRFFDGRAPGMRPFCLLDYFPDDYLMVIDESHVTVPQIRAMYGGDRSRKMSLVEYGFRLPSALDNRPLNFDEFERLAPQTIYVSATPADYELQKSEGIVIEQVIRPTGLLDPLIDVRPAVNQVDDLLDEIDKTIKLGDRVLVTTLTKRMAEELTKYMDRLNIKCRYIHSEVKTLERVEILRGLRLGEFDVLIGINLLREGLDLPEVSLVAILDADKEGFLRSDRALIQTIGRAARNDRGRVIMYADNMTDSMERTIEETNRRREKQVAYNLEHGIVPKTVGKSREAIMEQSSVLDFSSGERKRAKPYVEVDEVSIAADPVVQYMTKPEMQKSIDKTRKEMAKAAKDMDFLLAARLRDEMFAMEKLFEEKFSK